One genomic region from Mycobacterium basiliense encodes:
- a CDS encoding ABC transporter permease yields the protein MLAAQFSLELKLLLRNGEQLLLTMFIPITLLVGMTLLPLGSFGPHRAATFVPVIMALAVISTAFTGQAIAVAFDRRYGALKRLGATPLPVWGIIVGKSLAVVAVVFLQAVILGAIGFALGWRPAPAALALGAAVIALGTAGFAALGLLLGGTLRAEIVLAVANLMWFVFAGFGALTLETDIIPTAVKWAARLTPSGALTEALSQAMTLSMDWFGVVVLAVWGTLAGLAARRWFRFT from the coding sequence ATGCTGGCCGCCCAGTTCAGCCTGGAGCTGAAGCTGTTGCTGCGCAACGGCGAGCAGCTGCTGCTGACCATGTTCATCCCGATCACGTTGTTGGTCGGGATGACGCTGCTGCCGCTGGGCTCCTTCGGACCGCACCGCGCCGCTACGTTTGTTCCGGTCATCATGGCACTGGCGGTCATCTCCACCGCGTTTACCGGACAGGCCATCGCGGTCGCGTTCGATCGCCGGTACGGAGCGTTGAAGCGACTGGGGGCAACCCCATTGCCGGTCTGGGGCATCATCGTCGGCAAGTCCCTGGCCGTGGTTGCCGTGGTGTTCCTGCAGGCGGTCATCCTGGGAGCCATCGGCTTTGCGCTCGGTTGGCGTCCGGCGCCGGCGGCCTTGGCGTTGGGCGCGGCCGTTATCGCATTGGGCACCGCGGGATTTGCCGCCCTTGGCCTGCTGCTCGGCGGAACCCTACGGGCCGAGATCGTTTTGGCGGTGGCCAACCTGATGTGGTTCGTGTTCGCCGGATTCGGCGCCCTGACGCTGGAGACGGACATCATTCCGACGGCGGTCAAGTGGGCCGCTCGTCTTACTCCGTCGGGCGCACTCACCGAGGCGCTCTCACAGGCGATGACCCTGTCGATGGACTGGTTCGGCGTCGTTGTCCTGGCGGTGTGGGGAACGCTGGCGGGGCTCGCGGCGCGCCGCTGGTTCCGATTCACCTGA
- a CDS encoding COX15/CtaA family protein, protein MDLLPDPSLRVQRIIAAAVILTQGGIAVTGAIVRVTASGLGCPTWPQCFPGSFTPVAVAEVPRIHQAVEFGNRMITFAVVITAGLAVLAVTRARRRTEVLVYAWLMPASTVVQAVIGGITVRTGLLWWTVAIHLLASMTMVWLSVVLYVKVGQPDNGVIRQLVAGPLRALTVVSALNLAAVLVTGTLVTAAGPHAGDKSPSRTVPRLKIEINTLVHLHSSLLISYLALLIGLGFGLLAVAAGRPTMSRLAVLLALVFAQAGIGTVQYFSGVPAALVAIHVAGAAACTAATAALWASMRERAQPEALQS, encoded by the coding sequence GTGGATCTGCTCCCCGATCCCAGCCTGCGTGTGCAGCGGATTATTGCCGCGGCCGTCATCCTGACCCAGGGGGGCATCGCGGTCACCGGCGCGATCGTCCGCGTTACCGCATCGGGCCTGGGATGCCCCACCTGGCCGCAATGTTTTCCGGGCAGCTTCACACCGGTGGCGGTCGCGGAGGTGCCACGCATCCACCAGGCCGTCGAATTCGGCAACCGGATGATCACCTTCGCGGTGGTCATCACCGCGGGGCTGGCCGTACTCGCCGTCACCCGGGCACGCCGGCGGACCGAGGTTCTGGTCTATGCGTGGCTCATGCCGGCTTCGACGGTGGTGCAGGCGGTGATCGGTGGCATCACGGTGCGCACCGGGCTGCTGTGGTGGACGGTGGCCATCCACCTGCTGGCGTCGATGACGATGGTGTGGTTGTCGGTGGTGCTGTATGTCAAGGTCGGCCAACCCGACAATGGGGTTATTCGGCAGCTGGTGGCCGGGCCGCTGCGTGCACTGACGGTGGTGAGCGCATTGAATCTGGCTGCGGTCCTGGTCACCGGCACCCTGGTAACCGCGGCCGGCCCCCATGCCGGCGACAAGAGCCCAAGCCGAACCGTGCCGCGACTAAAAATCGAAATCAACACCCTGGTGCATCTGCATTCGTCGCTGCTGATCTCCTACCTGGCATTGCTGATCGGGCTGGGATTCGGGCTGTTGGCCGTCGCCGCCGGCCGGCCAACCATGAGCCGGCTCGCAGTGCTACTCGCCTTGGTCTTTGCCCAGGCCGGTATCGGCACCGTGCAGTATTTCAGCGGTGTGCCCGCGGCCCTGGTTGCCATCCACGTGGCCGGGGCCGCCGCGTGCACGGCGGCGACCGCGGCGCTATGGGCGTCGATGCGAGAACGGGCCCAGCCCGAGGCGCTGCAAAGCTGA
- a CDS encoding quinone oxidoreductase family protein, translating into MHAIEVSETGGPDVLRYVDTPQPQPGHGALVIKTEAVGVNFIDTYFRSGSYPRELPFIIGSEVCGTVAALGDGAETAPAGTAGSGIRVGDRVVSASANGGYAEFCTAPTMLTAKVPEGVTSEVAASAMLKGLTAHYLLKSVYPVQSGDTILVHAGAGGVGLILTQWATHLGVRVITTVSTPEKATLSRDAGAVEVLDYPKDPWEFGGKVRALTDGAGVAAVYDGVGATTFDASLASLAVRGTLALFGAASGPVPPVDPQRLNASGSVYLTRPSLFHFVRTGEEFSWRAAELFDAIGSGAITVEVGGRYPLAEAARAHRDLEARKTVGSVVLLP; encoded by the coding sequence GTGCATGCAATCGAAGTCAGCGAAACCGGCGGCCCCGACGTCCTACGTTATGTCGACACGCCGCAACCCCAACCCGGGCACGGCGCACTGGTGATCAAGACCGAGGCGGTAGGAGTCAACTTCATCGACACCTATTTCCGCTCCGGAAGCTACCCCCGGGAACTGCCCTTCATCATCGGTTCAGAGGTGTGCGGCACGGTGGCCGCGTTGGGCGATGGAGCGGAGACGGCCCCGGCTGGCACGGCAGGAAGCGGCATCCGGGTGGGTGATCGGGTGGTCAGCGCTTCGGCGAACGGCGGATACGCCGAATTCTGCACTGCGCCGACCATGTTGACCGCCAAGGTGCCGGAGGGCGTCACCTCAGAAGTGGCGGCGTCGGCGATGCTCAAGGGCCTGACCGCGCACTACCTGCTGAAGTCGGTATATCCCGTGCAGAGCGGCGACACCATCTTGGTGCACGCCGGCGCCGGAGGCGTCGGGCTGATCCTGACACAGTGGGCAACCCATCTCGGTGTGCGTGTGATCACCACCGTCTCAACTCCCGAGAAGGCCACATTGTCCAGGGATGCCGGTGCGGTCGAGGTGCTGGACTACCCCAAGGACCCGTGGGAGTTCGGCGGGAAGGTTCGCGCGCTGACCGATGGCGCGGGTGTGGCAGCGGTGTACGACGGCGTCGGGGCCACCACGTTCGATGCCAGCCTGGCCAGCCTGGCGGTGCGTGGAACGCTGGCGCTGTTCGGTGCCGCCAGCGGTCCCGTTCCGCCGGTGGATCCCCAGCGACTCAACGCCTCCGGATCGGTCTATCTGACTCGTCCGTCGCTGTTTCACTTCGTCCGAACAGGCGAGGAATTCAGTTGGCGGGCAGCCGAATTGTTCGACGCGATCGGCAGCGGTGCGATCACCGTCGAGGTCGGCGGCCGCTATCCGCTGGCCGAGGCGGCTCGCGCGCATAGGGACTTGGAGGCCCGCAAGACCGTGGGCTCGGTCGTGTTATTGCCCTAG
- a CDS encoding ATP-grasp domain-containing protein, translated as MKLARPDVFHPRVVLAGWPRHPTGDGDDAGLVAALRRRGLPAHWASWDDPDVGDADLVILRATRDYARRLDEFLPWTTGLANVLNPPAVVAWNADRRYLDDLADRGVPMLPGQQCEPGEPLRPPGSGHVFVSPALGSGTRRFSDHSAAAVHVAELHECGQTVLVRAGGSLPETVLIFLGGRPSHAFTTQGNAVRQGEPDFEVWDVGAAALAAAMAQVRVAFGELLYARVHLVGSELLELQLVDPSLGWRRLDADTRERGQREFALCVESALQRLGLGPFSHRRP; from the coding sequence ATGAAGCTTGCCCGACCGGACGTCTTCCATCCGCGGGTCGTGCTGGCCGGTTGGCCGCGCCATCCCACCGGCGACGGAGACGACGCTGGGCTGGTTGCGGCCTTGCGCCGCCGTGGTTTGCCGGCCCATTGGGCGTCCTGGGACGATCCCGACGTCGGCGACGCGGACCTGGTGATCCTGCGCGCCACCCGCGACTACGCGCGCCGGCTGGACGAGTTTCTGCCGTGGACGACCGGCCTCGCCAACGTGTTGAATCCTCCCGCCGTCGTGGCGTGGAATGCCGACCGGCGCTATCTCGATGACCTGGCGGATCGGGGAGTGCCTATGCTGCCCGGCCAGCAGTGTGAGCCGGGGGAGCCGCTTCGGCCGCCGGGTTCCGGTCACGTCTTTGTCAGCCCAGCCCTCGGCTCCGGAACGCGTCGCTTTAGTGACCACTCGGCGGCCGCCGTGCACGTCGCCGAACTGCACGAATGCGGACAGACGGTGTTGGTACGCGCCGGCGGGTCGCTACCCGAAACGGTGTTGATTTTTCTTGGCGGACGGCCGTCACACGCATTTACCACCCAGGGCAACGCCGTGCGCCAGGGCGAGCCCGACTTTGAAGTCTGGGACGTGGGGGCCGCGGCCCTGGCCGCGGCGATGGCGCAGGTGAGGGTAGCCTTCGGCGAATTGCTTTATGCGCGAGTGCATCTGGTCGGAAGCGAGCTGCTTGAGCTGCAATTGGTGGACCCGTCGCTGGGCTGGCGCCGGCTAGACGCGGATACCCGTGAACGGGGCCAGCGTGAATTTGCGCTGTGCGTGGAGTCAGCTTTGCAGCGCCTCGGGCTGGGCCCGTTCTCGCATCGACGCCCATAG